Part of the Pseudobacteroides sp. genome is shown below.
CCGCCTTCGGAAAAAATGGCCCATGATTGGGATATAGAGTCAATTTTACACTCGGAATTTTCAATTGATCCGAGAGGCTGACCGTTATCGAAATAAGCTCTCCTGTACCAGTTTCCATCCCAAGCATTACTCTCGATTGATTCTACAATTGCCTTTGCTGCCTCCAAGTATCTTCGTGATTCCTGATGTTCACCTTTCTTTTGGCAAATTGGAGCAAAAGTGTTGAGGACGGAGTACAAAAACCAACCCAGCCAAACGCTTTCACCCTTTCCGCCGTTACCTACCGTATTCATACCGTCATTCCAGTCACCGGAGCCCATAAGGGGAATGCCATGTTCTCCGACTTGAAGGGATCTTTCAATGGTCTTTTTGCAGTGCTCATATAGAGGACCGGAAAGTGACGATGAACGAGGACTTGAGTAACGCTCATCCTCAAACTCCCTTAAAGGCTCATCCTCAATGTAAGGAACCATCTCGTCCAGGATATTAAAATCATTGGTTACCCTTATATATTCAGCAGTAACATATGGCAGCCAAAGGAGGTCATCAGAAAACTTTGTCCTTGTACCTTTTCCTGAAGGCTCATGCCACCAATGCTGAACATCCCCTTCAACAAATTGATGGCTGGCATGTAGCAAAATCTGCTTACGGGCAATTTCGGGCCATGTATTGATTAATGCAAGGCAGTCCTGGAGCTGATCTCTGAAGCCGAAGGCACCTCCAGATTGATAAAAGCCTGAACGGGCCCAAAGCCTGCAGGATATTATCTGGTAAAGAAGCCACCCGTTTAGCATGATATTCATTGATCTATCCGGCGTTTCTACCTGTATTGTTTCCAGTTTACCCTTCCAGAAGTTCCTTGAATCCTCAAAACACCTCTTAGCTGAATCCAAATTATTATATTTTACTGCCAGATTGTATGCGTCATCGGCATTTTTACCCGAGCCCAGGAGGAATACAACCTCTTTTTCACCATTAGGCTCAAGAATTATACTGACTTGCATGGCAGCACATGGGTCAAAGCCAGCTCCTAAACTACCGGAAAGACCGTTTCGAAGTAGCCCGGATGGATTAGGAAGCTTTCCGGTTCCGAAGAACTCCTTTCTGTCACCTGTAACAGTCCTATCACTTTCAGTGACATCCATAAACGCCACCCTTCCGTGAAACTCCTCATTATAGGGATTTTCAAAGAAAAGTGTACCTTTTTCGTTTTGCCATGTCCTTATATGCATTGCCGTTGATTGGTCGGTAACGCCCATGACAGGTCTTATATAATAAGTAAGTGTTAAGCTCAGCTTTTTGCCGGTTGTGTTTACAAGCTTAATAAAGTTTATTTTTACTGAAGAGTCCTTTGCGGCAATCTGTACAAGGCTATGCCTTATACCATGACTTTCATGCTCAAATGCAGAATATCCGAAACCATGAGTAATGGTATAATCCACATTCTGCCTTGTCGGCAGCGGTGTGAGAGACCACATTTCACCACTTTCCTTATGGCAAATATAAAATATCTCACCCGGTGTATCCGAGACAGGGTCGTTTGACCAAGGGGTAAGCTTGTTTTCACGGCTGTTTTCACTCCATGTATATCCTGAACCGGACTCTGTTACAAGGAAGCCGAAATCAGGATTTGAAATTATATTTGACCAAGGCATAGGAGTAAATTCGCCTTTTTCAAGCCTTATGACATACTCATTGCCAACATTGTTAAACCCTGAAGATAATAGTCCGTTATCGCTCCTTGAAGGCTTAGTGATATTTCTTTCAGAGCCTATGATTTCAACTTTCTCTTCAATATCCGATACAGGATCTTTATAAAGAGAAGCATATTTTACCTGGCCGGAAAGGGAGCCCTGATTGCCCTTCAACACCAGTCTGGACACCGAATATATAAGTACTATATCTTCGTTGGACATACTGTTATGGTTTAAAAGATAAACTCCGCCCGGTTTGTTTATTATATCATGGGCATGGCTTGAAGATATAATGTCCATGAGTATTGAACGAAGGGGGTTGTTGTAGCCGCCTTCCTCTTCATTAAGAATAACAAGATCAACCTTTAACCCCTTTAGTCTCCAATATTCATGAGCTTTAAGTGCATCATATACAATGTCGGTATCAAGGGATTTGCTTAAGGCTACTGTCACAATTGGTAAATCACCGGAAATTCCAAATGGCCATAGGGAAGACTGACCCCTGCTGTTTTCCTTCATTGAGTCACTAAAGTTTCTGCGTAAAGGGCTTAGGAACAAGATATGGGATATCATGTCCTGATACAGCTCTAGGTCTTTATAGCTGATATTAAGGTATCCCGCCTCAACCTGACTGCGGGTTTGTGCAAGTTTGAATCCGCTTTCTATAGCTTCAGGTGTAGAGTATTTTTGAGCTATCGCCAAGGCTGTGTCGCGGCCTTTGCTTACTCCAACTATCAGTGAGATTTTGGCAATTTGCTTGGGTTGAATCCTTATCCGCACCCGTGTACTCATTATTGGGTCAAGGACAGAACCGGCACTGTTGGATAGAGGCTTGGCTCGCTCTAATGCAACAGGGTCGGATATATTGTGGCCTCTACCAATAAATGCCAGCCTGTCGGTCTCATATTCAGGGCTTCCCATTGTTTCACCTTCAATAAACACGGTATTAAAGAGCCAATAAATCTTATCTGATTCCGATCTTGGCCGTCTAACAGCAAGAAGCGTATTTATTTCAGGAACAAGCTCTGTTTTAACAAATAGGTTGCTGAAGGCAGGGTGTGCGACATCTGCACTATGGGGTGCCATAACAACCTCAAAGTAACTGGTTATCTCCAGCTCAACAGGTTTTTCACCAAGGTTTTTTAACGATAATCGCCTTATCTCGGCATTATCCTCTGATGTTACGGTTATTTCGGTTATAGTTTCAATATTGCCGTCGATCCTTTTAAAGCGTGCCTTATCTGCGGAGAAGGCTACTTCATAATTGTCAGGCTTTTTGTTTATGGGCTCGTAGGCTGATGACCAAAGAGTATTGTCTTCTATGTTTCTAATATAAAAGAACATACCGCTTGGGTCTAATGTTATATCTTCCCTCCACCTGGAAATAGCTGTAAGATTGTTTTTGCTGTACCCTGTTCCTCTATCTGTAATCATCACACAGTAGCTGCCGTTTGATAGCAGATGTGCTTTTGGTAGAGTGAAATCAGGTACAGTAAACTTACGCAGTGACACTCTTCCCTTGTAGACCATGTCTTTGTATGGTACAACCTTTTCCTTGTTCTCCATGGCTGAGGTAAAATCAACAGGAACCTTTTCCTGAAGGAGAAGCTCACCGGCTCTGACAAGAGGGTCATTATGAAACCTGTCCTGCATTATGTTCCTGTTTAAAAAGTTATTGAGGGAAAGAAGGCTCATGCCCTCATGGTGAACCATATAACTTTTTACAACTGCTTTTCTCGAACCGAAAGGAAGCCTGTCGGCTGTGTAGTCAACGGCTTCATAGAATCCGTATGCACCATCAAGGCCCTCTCTTCTAAGCCTTTTTATGTTTTCAACAGCACTTCTGGGGTCTACAAGGAGTGCGAGGAATGTTGAGTAGGGAGACACAACTGTGTCTTCAACAAGACCACGTTTAAGCCCAAGCCACGGAACCCCGACCGCTTTGTACTGATAGTTAAGGTCTATGTCCAGGGCACAAAAACCTGACTCTGAAACACCCCAAGGAACACGTTTATGTTTTCCGTACTTCTTCTGGCTTCTCACAACAAATGAATAAGTTTCATCAAGCAGTGTATTTTTGTAATTTTTCATAAGTATAAGAGGCATCAGGTACTCGAACATTGTACCTGTCCATGAAACCAGGCCTCTATAAAAGTCTACCACAGTAATGCTTCTTCCAAGCTTGGACCAATGCTTAGGAGGTACTTCTCCTCTTGCCACAGCCAGATAGCTTGTCTGACGGGCTTCCGACGCAAGCAAATCATAGTATGAGTTTGTGAGCCTGTTTTCTTCCAGATTGTAACCAATGGAAAAAAGTTGCTTCTTTGAGTCATAAAGTGGTGTAAAGGTTGTTTTGTCAATTATGCTGCTGATCTTTTCAATTATATTTTCATATTTGTTGTTAAAAGCCGTTAAGTTGCCAAGGGCTTTGTGAATTGATGCATGTAGACTTTGGAGCCACTGATAGCCGTTGCTTGTCTTATCCTTGCAATCATCCATTATGCATTCTATTTCATAGAGTACCTTGTTATATGTCTCTGCCAGCTCCAAAGGTCCCATGGTTATTTTTATTTTTGATACAGCATCTTCCGCTAACCTCAATATGTCTCGATTGCTCAGCCCCATGCCTTTGGCCGGGTTTGCCCCCATACCCTCCAAGCCTATGTCAGGCATAGGAGAATTCTTCCCATGTATATCCATTCCATCAGAGGTATCTTTTAAGAATATATTTTTTCTGTAATCATCTCTTATGTCGGAATGTAAAACAATACCTTGGTTTGTGCGTGTGTCATTTGCAAAAACCTTTGACGCATTAAGAAATACATCTATCCATGGGTGGAACATGTCCAACTCTTCCTTTAAGGAGGATACCATTTTTTGTAACTTGTAAAGCCAGGGAGATTTCTTGTTGTTGTGTGCGGAAATACTGCTTCTCATTTCTTCCAGGGTCCTTTTCCAGGTAAATAGGCTTCCGGTATCATTGGAAGGTAATACATCAGCTGGATCAAGCCTGCTAATGTCTAAACCGCTTTCTATTGATGCAAGAAAAGCGGTATCATCAATTCCCTGTATATACTTCCTATCAATCAACGGATTTTTTCGATAATCGTATAACCCCTGTCTGAAGGCTATGAGGTAGCAAATAAGGTTTCCGCTGTCTACAGTGGACACGTACCGGGGTCTTAAGGGCCTTAAAGTTCTAGTATCATACCAGTTATAAAGGTGATTATTCCATATTTCCAATTTATCGATAGTAGACAGGGTTTTTGAGGTTCTCTCAGTCATCTCATTGGTTCCGATATAGCCTAAGTCCCTGGCAGCCAAAAAGGACATAAGACCAAGTCCAATATTTGTAGGAGATGTCCTGTATGCTATGCCATTAGGCGGATCTTCCTGGAAGTTGTCAGGAGGAAGAAAGTTGTTCTTATGATTTATAAACTCTTCAAAATACCTCCAGGTCTTTCTTGAGATTATCCTCAGATCCTTCATATCCTCTTCTGAAAGCTGATAAGACTCATCCTCTCTGATACGGCTAATAAAAAACGCTATAAATGGGGAGGAGGACCACAAAATTAAAAGCGGCAGCGTAAATACAACCGAGTATGGCTTTAAAATTGCGGCAAATGCAAATAACCCAAGTGATATGGGGGTGGTAATGTTCATTTTATTCCAGAAACTTAAGACGGTATTCTTTTGCTCTTTTTCAACATCGGCGGCAGTTACCCACTCAAGCATATTCTTTTTGCTGATAAATACTCTATAAAGGGTGGTCAAAACAGCCTCTGCTACAAGATAGCCCTGATATGGCAAAAAAATGAATTGCAAAAGCATCTGATATAAACTGGCTTTGATTCCTGAAATAACTGGTATATGTCGCTTAACCCTGCTTTTAAGCATTTTTAATGAAGCAACATAATCAATGATTGAGGTTATAATGGGGAAAAATGTGAAAAACAATGCTAACCCCAGCCAGAACAGGCTTGATCCCGGCAAAATGGAAAAACCTGATATAATCAAAATTAAAATAGAAGGAGCCGTAAGGCTTCTCCTCATATTATCTATCATTTTCCATATGGAAATAGCGTTCAGAGGATTTTTTACCCGATTGCCGTTTTTATCTTTTAATCTTTTGCCCAGCCATGGCAACAGTTGCCAGTCACCCCTGGTCCACCTGTGCATTCTTGCAGCATAAGAAGCATAGCTTGCCGGGAATGAGTCAACAAGCTCAATATCGGTTGCAAGGCCGGTTCGAATATAAGAGCCCTCCAAGAGGTCATGGCTTAAAACCCTATTTTCGGGTATTGCTTCTTCCAAAACTTTTTGGAAAACATGAAGGTCATAAATCCCCTTTCCTGTGAATATTCCTTCTCCGAATACATCCTGGTAGATGTCGGAAATAGCACAGGCATATGGATTAATGCCTTCCTGTCCTGTATAGATTCTTGAAAAAAGAGTCTTATTGGCACTTTCTATCTCAAATCCTATATGAGGCTGGATAAGTCCATAGCCATCAACTACAATCTTTTTCTTCTCATCTAAAACAGGCTTGTTTAGAGGATGGGCCATAATTCCCACAAGCTTTTTGGCACTGCCTATAGGTAAAATTGTATCTGCATCCAGAGTCAGTACATAACATATCTTTGGCATGGAATCGGGAGGAGAGGACACAATGCTGTAGCTTGTATCTGCAGCACCTGTAAGAAGATTGTTTAGCTCTACTAATGCTCCCCTTTTTCTTTCCCATCCCATCCATTTTTTCTGAACCTGGTTAAACTTCCTGTGCCTGTGAAAATAATAAAAGATATTGATACCGTTATCCCTTTTATATTTATTGTTTAATCTCTTTATACCGTTTAAACCTGCATCAATAATCTTCTGGTCCAAGGGTACTTTTTCATCATGAGAGTCCTTAAAGTCTCCTGCAAGGGCAAAATACAGGTTATCTTCCTTATTTGAAAGATAGTGCCTTTCCAGGTTGCTTATCAGCTCATTAACGCGTTTCTCATCCGGAAGAAGAGCCGGAATAACAACCAATGTGCTGTTTTCCTCACCAATTCCGTCTTTCAGTTCCAACCTTGGAAGGGTTGAAGGCTTTGTTGTATTACAAAGGGTCCAGTTTACAAGACTTGTCACTATTTCCGATGCAGGAATCATCACTATCAAGCCAGTAAAAATGGATAGGGTAAGGGCGTTGTTTATAGAAAGCTTATAGGAGTAATGCATCAGAAAATATGTTATAAGTATAGTGGGAAAGATAATTGATCCCAGGTAAAGTGGGGCAGCATGCTTCTTGATGACTGTTGCAAGGCTTCTAAATAATGCAGGCCTGTAATTTATACTTTCTTCAAGTTCATCTATTCCCTTGCCTGATAAATAGTACCCCACATGCCTTTTACGCTCATGATAATCATCCTTAGAGGATTCTTCATAGGATTTGGAAAGTCTCACAGCCTCCTTTGCCACGTGAATTTCTGTAGTCCTTGAAGCAAGAGCAATATCCTCAAGCTTTTGTCTGTAAAAGCTTCGTGTGGAAGGATCCATCAAACGGTATGAATTATCTTCTCTCAAAACCTTTTCAACATTACTGATCTCATCGAATATATATGACCAGTCAAAGGACGACAGAAATTTAAGGCTTAATATGCAGTTTCCTATAGATACCGAGTACGCTGCTTGAACGCTGTGTTCCTTCTGACACATATCGGAGGTACTGGTCCCATATTTGGAAAGGAGATCGTCAAATGTTCCGGAGAGTCTTGCATAACCTCTTCCGGACTTCCTTAAGCGGTAGGACAAGTGTTCTATAAAGGAAGTACTTATCTGCTGCGAAGACTTAAGCTTTGCTTCAGTGCTCCTGATGAATTTTAGAGTATTGATATCATCACTCTTCAAAACATTGTCTATAACCTCATCAGCCTGTTGCCACTCCTTAATGGTGAGATTGAGCTTTTCGCATATATTTTTGATGTTTTCGATTAAAGCAATCCTGATCATGGCAGGCATTGCCCATATTTCTCTGTCCGATAGTGTGCTGTGGCTCTGATAAGCATTGAGATAATTTAAAATGATTCTGTCATTGATCTGACCACCAGTATGTGATACCAGTTCTGCAGCAATGGCATATATGCGGGCATAACCCTTCAAGGGCCCGCACTTTAAGACTGGAAGCCTCAAATATGTTTCGCTGGAAATATCCTTTCGTACAACCTTAACCTGCTCGTCCAGTATGTAAAAGTTATCCAATAACCATTCGGCAGCAGGAGGAACAGCATTTTTGCTGCTTGCAGAATTATTTAACTCCTTATAAATAGAGCTTATGAAATCATAGTTTTCATTCATATGCAAGACCGGCCAGTTGTTATATCTTAAGTTTTTGGAAACTGTATGGTCTATAGCGATTTTTCTTGCGTGTTCTTCAAGCTCTTCACAGGTTAGCGAGGTGTCATTCATTTTTATAATATGCAGCTGTCTGAACCTCTTGATATTCACCCAGAATAAAACAGTAAAGACTGCAACAATACCAATCAGTATAATAGGGTTAATATTCAATGTCATTGTATAAATATCTCCTTTGCGTCTGAATGAAAGTAGATTTAGATAATCCTTATGGTTTGCAATAATCAACACTTTAATAAGTGGGATTATGTACCAATGGATAAATCTGTGTATAATTAATGTATCTTTCATATTATTGCAATAAAAAAAACACCTTATACAAAATATAAAGTGTTTTTACAGCATAGAAGCAATAAAAAAGGACATAATAACTCTAAAAGCGAAGGAGTTGTGGCGGATTGGACTCTATAAGGGCAAAAGAAATAATATCATCTGGAGATGTAATTCAGGTTTTATATCAGGGATCTCCCGTATGGCTTGAAAATGTGAAAGAAAACAATACAGCTGAGGTTACAAGGCTGGATAGAAAGGATAAGATTGAAGTACCGGTTTATCTGCTTGTGGAGAATAAAAGCTTAGTTTAAGGTTATATGAGGGTTTATTTGCATGGAAGCACTAGTGTTATGTGTTGGTTAATGTGTTTTGCAAATAAACCCATTAGTATAAAGTATAAGTAAGGTTAGGTGTATTTCCAGTTCTTATTTACAATCCTGCCTCTGTCATATGTGTAGGTAAAAAATATTTTACCAGCCATAAGCTCAAACTCGTATTTCTCAATACGATATTTCATTGCTGTGTTTTTTATGTTTTCTATATAGTATTTTTCTACTGCTTCAATGAAAAACTTGTCTCTCTCATAGTATAAGAGGTTGGTTTGGTCATACCTGCTTTGAAGTAAAGCAACTTTATAGTCCCTTTCATTTGAAAGATAACTGAAAAATCCGTCGAACTGTATGGCTATTCTGTCAAACCTAAAGGTATTATAATTGTCCATTACCTCAAGGTTGAACGCTGTAAAATTGTTTTCCAGAAGATCAATTATATATTTGCTTGGAACAGCCAGGTTCAGATTTTGGCCTTCATCAAAACCTGCAGTAGTTAATCCAACCAGCTCACCGAACATGTTAAGAAGGGCTCCGCCGGAGCTTCCTGCCGAAGTAGGCGTAGTTATTTGAATAAATTCGAATCTGTCATATTTTCTAAAGCCTGAAACAATCCCATCAGAAAAGGTATTCATAAGACCAAAAGGGCTTCCGATAGCAACAACTCGCTGGCCTCTTACCAGATCTCCTGTTTTTGAAATCTCTATCGGCTGTGTCCTAAAGTTTATTTTTATCAGTGCAGTATCCTTGTGGACATTGGCATTTATTACAGTATAGGTTTCATAAAGGTTTTCCTCGCTCATGCCTTCAAATAAAACGCCAAAGAAGCATGCATTTTGGAGAACATGATAATTTGTCGCGATTAGCCCGTTGCTTCCTATAACCACACCGGAGCCTCTACGAATAAACTCTCCTTTGTCATTGAATGCTATAATCATAACGGTTGACGAAGAAAGTGCAGCAAGCTCTTCAAGAGACATTTCACGTTTTCCGCTCCCTGAAGGATCCCTTCGGGTTATAGGCGGTGCTGTTATAGGAACAGACGATTGGGCAGGGATCGGAATAGATGGTGAAAATCCAATGTTATTTATACTGGCAGGAGGTATATTGTTTGATTGCATAACTTTAGCAGGGAAACTCTTTAATTCCTCTGTCCTTG
Proteins encoded:
- a CDS encoding YceG family protein; this encodes MINISKPIKTTLLYSDKIMDDITTPLANRKGFSKGASTVIPVYCYRSIGVSDPNEDYYKKLADLDNKLSGLGHMYLRFTENIPILIENDISIEINKLWQDSFLHITATENLISVCNIPALLPDISIGPLGNALQNGLIDIINLYKKNSPSVTSTILKNLYIKLICWLKKFACPTFRNIDFQKTEYNPKIIYYGNIKEHEVYFILLLSKLGADVLYINTLTDGKFGEVDNGNAHSALIKLARTEELKSFPAKVMQSNNIPPASINNIGFSPSIPIPAQSSVPITAPPITRRDPSGSGKREMSLEELAALSSSTVMIIAFNDKGEFIRRGSGVVIGSNGLIATNYHVLQNACFFGVLFEGMSEENLYETYTVINANVHKDTALIKINFRTQPIEISKTGDLVRGQRVVAIGSPFGLMNTFSDGIVSGFRKYDRFEFIQITTPTSAGSSGGALLNMFGELVGLTTAGFDEGQNLNLAVPSKYIIDLLENNFTAFNLEVMDNYNTFRFDRIAIQFDGFFSYLSNERDYKVALLQSRYDQTNLLYYERDKFFIEAVEKYYIENIKNTAMKYRIEKYEFELMAGKIFFTYTYDRGRIVNKNWKYT
- a CDS encoding GH36-type glycosyl hydrolase domain-containing protein, translating into MTLNINPIILIGIVAVFTVLFWVNIKRFRQLHIIKMNDTSLTCEELEEHARKIAIDHTVSKNLRYNNWPVLHMNENYDFISSIYKELNNSASSKNAVPPAAEWLLDNFYILDEQVKVVRKDISSETYLRLPVLKCGPLKGYARIYAIAAELVSHTGGQINDRIILNYLNAYQSHSTLSDREIWAMPAMIRIALIENIKNICEKLNLTIKEWQQADEVIDNVLKSDDINTLKFIRSTEAKLKSSQQISTSFIEHLSYRLRKSGRGYARLSGTFDDLLSKYGTSTSDMCQKEHSVQAAYSVSIGNCILSLKFLSSFDWSYIFDEISNVEKVLREDNSYRLMDPSTRSFYRQKLEDIALASRTTEIHVAKEAVRLSKSYEESSKDDYHERKRHVGYYLSGKGIDELEESINYRPALFRSLATVIKKHAAPLYLGSIIFPTILITYFLMHYSYKLSINNALTLSIFTGLIVMIPASEIVTSLVNWTLCNTTKPSTLPRLELKDGIGEENSTLVVIPALLPDEKRVNELISNLERHYLSNKEDNLYFALAGDFKDSHDEKVPLDQKIIDAGLNGIKRLNNKYKRDNGINIFYYFHRHRKFNQVQKKWMGWERKRGALVELNNLLTGAADTSYSIVSSPPDSMPKICYVLTLDADTILPIGSAKKLVGIMAHPLNKPVLDEKKKIVVDGYGLIQPHIGFEIESANKTLFSRIYTGQEGINPYACAISDIYQDVFGEGIFTGKGIYDLHVFQKVLEEAIPENRVLSHDLLEGSYIRTGLATDIELVDSFPASYASYAARMHRWTRGDWQLLPWLGKRLKDKNGNRVKNPLNAISIWKMIDNMRRSLTAPSILILIISGFSILPGSSLFWLGLALFFTFFPIITSIIDYVASLKMLKSRVKRHIPVISGIKASLYQMLLQFIFLPYQGYLVAEAVLTTLYRVFISKKNMLEWVTAADVEKEQKNTVLSFWNKMNITTPISLGLFAFAAILKPYSVVFTLPLLILWSSSPFIAFFISRIREDESYQLSEEDMKDLRIISRKTWRYFEEFINHKNNFLPPDNFQEDPPNGIAYRTSPTNIGLGLMSFLAARDLGYIGTNEMTERTSKTLSTIDKLEIWNNHLYNWYDTRTLRPLRPRYVSTVDSGNLICYLIAFRQGLYDYRKNPLIDRKYIQGIDDTAFLASIESGLDISRLDPADVLPSNDTGSLFTWKRTLEEMRSSISAHNNKKSPWLYKLQKMVSSLKEELDMFHPWIDVFLNASKVFANDTRTNQGIVLHSDIRDDYRKNIFLKDTSDGMDIHGKNSPMPDIGLEGMGANPAKGMGLSNRDILRLAEDAVSKIKITMGPLELAETYNKVLYEIECIMDDCKDKTSNGYQWLQSLHASIHKALGNLTAFNNKYENIIEKISSIIDKTTFTPLYDSKKQLFSIGYNLEENRLTNSYYDLLASEARQTSYLAVARGEVPPKHWSKLGRSITVVDFYRGLVSWTGTMFEYLMPLILMKNYKNTLLDETYSFVVRSQKKYGKHKRVPWGVSESGFCALDIDLNYQYKAVGVPWLGLKRGLVEDTVVSPYSTFLALLVDPRSAVENIKRLRREGLDGAYGFYEAVDYTADRLPFGSRKAVVKSYMVHHEGMSLLSLNNFLNRNIMQDRFHNDPLVRAGELLLQEKVPVDFTSAMENKEKVVPYKDMVYKGRVSLRKFTVPDFTLPKAHLLSNGSYCVMITDRGTGYSKNNLTAISRWREDITLDPSGMFFYIRNIEDNTLWSSAYEPINKKPDNYEVAFSADKARFKRIDGNIETITEITVTSEDNAEIRRLSLKNLGEKPVELEITSYFEVVMAPHSADVAHPAFSNLFVKTELVPEINTLLAVRRPRSESDKIYWLFNTVFIEGETMGSPEYETDRLAFIGRGHNISDPVALERAKPLSNSAGSVLDPIMSTRVRIRIQPKQIAKISLIVGVSKGRDTALAIAQKYSTPEAIESGFKLAQTRSQVEAGYLNISYKDLELYQDMISHILFLSPLRRNFSDSMKENSRGQSSLWPFGISGDLPIVTVALSKSLDTDIVYDALKAHEYWRLKGLKVDLVILNEEEGGYNNPLRSILMDIISSSHAHDIINKPGGVYLLNHNSMSNEDIVLIYSVSRLVLKGNQGSLSGQVKYASLYKDPVSDIEEKVEIIGSERNITKPSRSDNGLLSSGFNNVGNEYVIRLEKGEFTPMPWSNIISNPDFGFLVTESGSGYTWSENSRENKLTPWSNDPVSDTPGEIFYICHKESGEMWSLTPLPTRQNVDYTITHGFGYSAFEHESHGIRHSLVQIAAKDSSVKINFIKLVNTTGKKLSLTLTYYIRPVMGVTDQSTAMHIRTWQNEKGTLFFENPYNEEFHGRVAFMDVTESDRTVTGDRKEFFGTGKLPNPSGLLRNGLSGSLGAGFDPCAAMQVSIILEPNGEKEVVFLLGSGKNADDAYNLAVKYNNLDSAKRCFEDSRNFWKGKLETIQVETPDRSMNIMLNGWLLYQIISCRLWARSGFYQSGGAFGFRDQLQDCLALINTWPEIARKQILLHASHQFVEGDVQHWWHEPSGKGTRTKFSDDLLWLPYVTAEYIRVTNDFNILDEMVPYIEDEPLREFEDERYSSPRSSSLSGPLYEHCKKTIERSLQVGEHGIPLMGSGDWNDGMNTVGNGGKGESVWLGWFLYSVLNTFAPICQKKGEHQESRRYLEAAKAIVESIESNAWDGNWYRRAYFDNGQPLGSIENSECKIDSISQSWAIFSEGGNKDRAREAMHSLENYLIQRDEGLIKLLTPPFDEGDLEPGYIKSYIPGVRENGGQYTHAAAWVIIAFAKLGDGDKALELFDLINPINHTRTHMEVSKYKVEPYVMPADVYAIPPHVGRGGWTWYTGSASWYYKSGIEYILGFRKEGNSIIIDPCIPKKWKGYTINYNYGSSIYKIEVRNPQGVNRGVRKIVLDDKKINNSIPLVDDGKKHKVEIVMG
- a CDS encoding H-type small acid-soluble spore protein; amino-acid sequence: MDSIRAKEIISSGDVIQVLYQGSPVWLENVKENNTAEVTRLDRKDKIEVPVYLLVENKSLV